TTGATTAAGTGTATTCATACGACGTATGCTTAGCAGCAGCCAGATCCAGGCTCACAACTAGCTTCTTCTTTTTTGATTTCTGATAGATTCAATTTTGGTTTGGATTCTACTGTTTCTGTAACAATACAGCAGGCAGAAGCATCCGCTTCATCATATTTGGGGTCGTTGAATTCAGCATCCTTGTGGAAATAATATACTTCCCATTGGTAACCATCCGGGTCGTTGACCCAAAACTTATCCTGAACAGCATAGCAACATGAAGTGCCGATTTCTTCTCTGTCGACTATTCCTTGTTTTTGAGCGATACTCAGTCTTTCTTCCATTTCTTCCTTTGTTTCAACCTGGAAACCAAGGTGACCAAATGCGCTGTTGACTCGATCTTTATTTTCTATGAATGATATGATGAGTGCAGGAGCATCTAATACATATTTGGCATACCCCTTCCTTATTTTATTGGCAGGCTTCCCAAAAAAGGTAGAGTAGAAATTAACCGTACTTGTGATATCTGACACGTAGAAAGAGACGTGCATTCTGGGGAAATTAGAGTTGTTCATTTTTAAAGTGATTTAATCACAGCATTCACTGCTTGTTTTGAGTGTTTCGGTAATTTGGTTTAGGTATGATTGTAATTCGCTCCATTTAGATTCATCCAGACAGTAACAAATGTTATTACCAGATATACTTCCCTTGATCAGTCCAACCTTTTTTAGTTCCGATAGATGTCGCGAAATGGTGGGCTGAGCCAAAGGCAATTCATCCACAATATCGTTGCAGATGCAAGAAGGGCTATTGGCCAGGAATTTAACTATTTCAAGGCGTGCTGGATGACCAATTGACTTAATCAATTCGGCCATTTCTAAGGTTTTGATGGCAAAGCCTTCAGTTTTGGTTATTCCCATATAGTAATATTACAATATTGTAATATGAATCACAAATAGCGATTAAAATAATTTGAGCCTGCTCCCTGCTTTTTCTCAATCCTGTTATATTTACCAATATCAAGAATAAAGCCCCATGATTGAATTAGACAAAGAACTTTTAGACACATTTGGTAAAATCTTATATGCGGTAGCCAAAAGCGATGGCGAAGTTCAAGAGGAAGAGCTAGCCGTGGTTCGCAAGGTAATAGATGATCACGAGTGGGCTCAAGAGTTGGAATTGTCTTTTGAGGTCGAAAGAGAGTTGGATTCAGATGCAGATGGTATTTTTGAGGAGGCCATGTCGGTATTTTGTAGATATGATGTCCGTTCTCATTATGAGCAATTCATAGATTTGCTAGAAAAGGTGGCAGAAGCGCATGATGGGGTGGTGCAAGAAGAGAAGGTTTTGATAGATAAATTCAAAACCCACTTGCTGAATTGATATTGAGCCATGGGTACTGCCTCTCGCTCTCGAATCAAGTCAGGTCTTTGGTATTTGTTGTGCTTCCTGTGTACGATTATTGGATTATATCCTCTTATATATTTAACACAAAATGCTAATGCTGGATTTCTATCTAGCAAGCCGGTCGATCTGCTGAACGAATCGCTTTGGCAATGGGCTTTTTACATACATATCGCTTTAGGTGGTCTGGCATTACTGATAGGTTGGCCACAGTTCATTCAAAAACTTAGAAGCAAATATCTGAATTGGCATAGAAGGGTGGGGAGAGTCTATGTTCTTTCTGTGCTATTATCTGGAGTTTCCGGGATTTACATAGGCCTTTATGCCAATGGAGGCTGGGTTTCCTCATTAGGGTTTATGACTTTGGGTTTTTTATGGGTTTATTCCACTGCCAATGCCTATTTTAAAGTGAAATTAGGTAGCTTAGAGAAGCATGAGGAATGGATGATATATAGCTATGCTTTGACCATGGCAGCCGTGACGCTTAGAATTTGGCTTCCTATATTGGCGCTCAGCCTAGATGAATTCATTGTTGCTTATAAAATTGTGGCCTGGCTCTGTTGGGTTCCCAATCTGGCAGTGGCGATCATTATTAATAATAGGAGATCATGAATATTTCGATACAGAGGTTGGACGAGCAGGATTTGCCAGAAGTAGTTTCATTGTTGACATCCAACAAACTCACATCTGATGATTTGAACAAGGGTAAGATCAATTTTTTTGGAATCAAAAAGGAATCAAAATTGATTGCCTGTATAGGATTAGAGTCTTGTCAGGGAGTGGGATTGTTGAGGTCATTGGTGGTTGATGATGATTTCCGAGCACAAGGGCTTGCTAGAGCCTTAGTGGACTGCCTTGAAACAGAGGCCAAAATGCAGGGCTTTCGTTCTTTGTATCTATTGACCACATCGGCTGGAGCATACTTTCTTAGACTCGGCTATTCTCAAATGGATAGAGAGGAAGTCCCAGAAGGTGTACGGGCCTCTGAGCAGTTTTCAGCCCTTTGCCCTGATTCAGCTGAAGTGCTTTTTAAAGCCATTTGAAAGAAAAAAAGCCATCCAAAAAGATGGCTTTCTGATTTCTTACAACTGAATGCTCACTCCAAAATACGGCGAGACATATTGCGTGGCTTTATAACCATCTTCAGTAGGTGTGAAACTGTAGAAATAGTCAACGCCTGTGACTATGAATCGATTCAAGTGATACACAAATCTCACTTTGGCCAATGATCTTTCGTCCAAGGTAAATGCATCTCCCAAATCAGTCAAGCCACCTTTGAAATACTTGGCATGTATCGAAAATTTGTCAAATAACCTGTCCACATCTGCATTGAGGGTGACTGTAGCAGGAGCGGATTCACTGATTTTATCTGGAATCATCAGACTGCCTCCCAGACTCAATTTTTTTAGTACATGACCCGTTAGACTTCCATAGATTCCATGCATGCTTTCAGCGGTTGCTAGCGACATGATTTTGGCGTCCTTGTTGATTTCGTAGTAGGTGTCGAAAAACTGAGGAAGATAGTAATCAGAATAATTCAGTCTTTCAATTCGTAAATCAGTACTCAATAGGTCTGCAATGAAATGGAACCTGAAGTTTAATCCGGCACTGAAACCGGAACCATCTTCAAACTCACTTGATGGCATCATGATCGAACCACTGGTCTGTAAAGTATTAATAGAATCCAATAGGGCATCCGTTTGGACACTGAGTTTTGAATAGTTGGCAAACAAATCGATTTGAATAAAAGGAATTCGAAGAAGCGTCATCCCAGCGTCAAAGTTGAATGCTGATATACCTTCTTGGGTCAATGCATAGCTAGTCGCTACCCCAGATTCTGTACTTAGTAGTTTGGTTTGGTCATTGTCTGAGACATAAGATCCGCCGATCTCAAGGCTTCTAACGATCGGAATGGCCGTCCAGCTCATAGGACGAACATAAGGCCTTACAGCAAATAAGTTGAAGGAGGCGGGATCAAAGTCAGAATATAATCCCTCGAGCCCAACCAAACCTCTAAAGTTGAAATCGTAGTGTAATCCAATCTTCCTTTTTTCATAGCTGATACTATTGGAGTAATTGTTGATCAATCCTCCGTATCCAATCATGGTATTGGAGAAAGACCCTACTTTTACGTAAATCGGGTCTACTTTTTGTTGCCCAACCCTGACGTAACGAATGAGTCTTGCGACTCCCACGCCGTCTTCAAACATTTCAGTTCGAATCTTTTGGTCGTCTATGCCATATAGGATAGGCACATCAATTCCTACACCTACTTTTCCCAGGTTGAGCTCTGGAGCCAGTACTAGACCCGCATAGGCTTTGCCGTCAATCATGGTGTAAGTAAAACCTCCGTTGATTGATGAAGAGCTATTCATAGGAGGTAGACCTGCTCGGAAATCCTCTGCAGGTTCTTCATCTTTTTTCTTTTTGTCCCGT
This is a stretch of genomic DNA from Reichenbachiella ulvae. It encodes these proteins:
- a CDS encoding ArsI/CadI family heavy metal resistance metalloenzyme → MNNSNFPRMHVSFYVSDITSTVNFYSTFFGKPANKIRKGYAKYVLDAPALIISFIENKDRVNSAFGHLGFQVETKEEMEERLSIAQKQGIVDREEIGTSCCYAVQDKFWVNDPDGYQWEVYYFHKDAEFNDPKYDEADASACCIVTETVESKPKLNLSEIKKEEASCEPGSGCC
- a CDS encoding ArsR/SmtB family transcription factor translates to MGITKTEGFAIKTLEMAELIKSIGHPARLEIVKFLANSPSCICNDIVDELPLAQPTISRHLSELKKVGLIKGSISGNNICYCLDESKWSELQSYLNQITETLKTSSECCD
- a CDS encoding DUF2306 domain-containing protein, producing MGTASRSRIKSGLWYLLCFLCTIIGLYPLIYLTQNANAGFLSSKPVDLLNESLWQWAFYIHIALGGLALLIGWPQFIQKLRSKYLNWHRRVGRVYVLSVLLSGVSGIYIGLYANGGWVSSLGFMTLGFLWVYSTANAYFKVKLGSLEKHEEWMIYSYALTMAAVTLRIWLPILALSLDEFIVAYKIVAWLCWVPNLAVAIIINNRRS
- the arsN2 gene encoding arsenic resistance N-acetyltransferase ArsN2; the encoded protein is MNISIQRLDEQDLPEVVSLLTSNKLTSDDLNKGKINFFGIKKESKLIACIGLESCQGVGLLRSLVVDDDFRAQGLARALVDCLETEAKMQGFRSLYLLTTSAGAYFLRLGYSQMDREEVPEGVRASEQFSALCPDSAEVLFKAI